The following nucleotide sequence is from Vicinamibacteria bacterium.
TAGGCCAGCTCGAACTCCTTCCGTCGCTTTAGCCGCTTGCCCTCTCGCCTCTCTCTCCGTCTCACACGGCAAGGCGGCGGCGCCCCTTGCGCCGACGTCGCGAAAGGACCGACCGCCCACCATTCGTACGCATTCGTACGCGGAAACCGTGCGTCTTCTTTCTGCGCCGTCGATTTGGCTGAAACGTTCTCTTCATTCGGGCTCTCCCGTCCCGCTTTCGAACCCTACCATCTACGCACTCCCATGCTAGGGGAAACGAGCGATCTTAGCGGCAGCACTCTGTACTGTCAACCGTCAAATTTTCCGTCACTCGCCCGTTATTTTTCTTGTCCGTCCCCAGACCTTGTGCTAGATTACCGCCCTCGTCCGGTCGATTAAAAAAAACTCGGAGTCAAATCAAAACGGGGATGGGGTCCCTCGTATGACCTTTTTTCCACAACTGTTGAAAAATCTGTGGAAAGCCCTCTTGTTGGTTTTCCGCACACCGTGGATCAAATCCCTCCAACCCTTTACTTGCGACTTACTTACAGCTGTTTACCGATGAATCTCTGGGAAGAAGTCCTGCAGCGCATCGAGTCCAAAGTCAACCGGCACAGCTTCAATACGTGGTTCCGTCCTACGAAGCTCCTGCTCGAGACCGGAAGTACCGTCAACGTTCAGGTTCCCAACAACCAATTCCGTGAATGGCTCAACAAACACTACGTTGGCGTCATTCACGAGTCCCTCAATGAGCTTCACCGACCCGATCTGGAAGTCGTATTCGAGACCGAATCCACCGAGCCTCAGGAGTCCAAAGACGACTCTTCACTGCGGCGCCCGCCTCC
It contains:
- the rpmH gene encoding 50S ribosomal protein L34 produces the protein MKRTFQPNRRRRKKTHGFRVRMRTNGGRSVLSRRRRKGRRRLAV